The proteins below come from a single Rosa rugosa chromosome 2, drRosRugo1.1, whole genome shotgun sequence genomic window:
- the LOC133729209 gene encoding protein PLASTID TRANSCRIPTIONALLY ACTIVE 12, chloroplastic isoform X2 has translation MFQLQVQTSFARSFPVRVGLSISPRRGPLLPCIKCEKNDESSKDVSADESSKESSKDVSIDESPKEVTKEVTVERAPYYSYLDSTSGQLEPASGARASIPGQDYWPEGTASRVRAANAPEPTGESVGSPSFGRSPGSRRRKKKASVEAHDSSDLSVKSSELVAVAMEPEILEDTMEDVKDISSDYVVYQTGPEKEEETGYELDKKLGRPHPFIDPETKKPLEEPLTSDELWWNWRKPDKEQWSRWQRRRPDSETVFLKAMAETGQVKLYGEEPTLTETSLYRARRHLFKEERLQAEQEKLDKIGPLAYYSEWVKDWKRDTSREAVQKHFEETGENETTQLIDMFGHQTDREYRIMMGTDIRIKRDPLAMRMPEDQIKQIWGGDPVYPTVNYIQDPDEVIDYRGPDFHEPTPNMLSFLKEHGKIISRDELEKILSKEKTEVIEAPDIDEAMARAVDIGENDDEGEDSEAEVDEQGEKITRNWSVLKSTPQLTKSKEKPKKEGPMSLDEAVDDSENLTDFLMDFEEE, from the exons ATGTTTCAATTACAAG TACAGACATCGTTTGCTAGATCATTTCCAGTTAGAGTTGGCTTAAGTATATCTCCGAGGAGGGGACCTTTACTTCCTTGTATAAAGTGTGAGAAGAATGATGAATCTTCCAAAGATGTGTCTGCTGATGAATCTTCCAAGGAATCTTCTAAAGATGTGTCTATTGATGAATCTCCAAAAGAGGTTACGAAAGAGGTGACCGTCGAGCGTGCACCCTACTATAGTTATTTGGACTCTACATCTGGGCAACTTGAACCAGCATCTGGTGCTCGTGCCAGCATTCCCGGACAGGATTATTGGCCTGAAGGGACTGCTAGTCGAGTTAGGGCTGCCAATGCACCCGAGCCAACTGGTGAGTCTGTTGGCTCTCCATCTTTTGGTAGAAGTCCTGGAagtaggaggaggaagaagaaagcatCAGTTGAGGCTCATGACTCTTCTGACCTGAGTGTAAAATCAAGTGAACTAGTGGCAGTGGCAATGGAACCAGAGATTTTGGAGGACACAATGGAAGACGTTAAAGATATCTCATCTGACTATGTGGTCTATCAGACGGGacctgaaaaagaagaagaaacaggaTATGAACTAGACAAGAAACTTGGACGCCCTCATCCATTTATTGATCCAGAAACTAAGAAGCCATTAGAAGAGCCGCTTACAAGTGACGAACTATGGTGGAACTGGAGAAAGCCAGACAAGGAACAATGGTCCAGATGGCAAAGGAGGCGACCCGACAGTGAAACG GTTTTTCTCAAAGCAATGGCAGAGACTGGGCAAGTAAAGCTTTATGGAGAAGAGCCAACATTGACTGAAACTTCACTTTACAGAGCAAGGCGACATCTTTTTAAGGAAGAAAG GCTTCAAGCGGAACAAGAGAAACTGGATAAGATTGGTCCGCTTGCATATTATTCAGAATGGGTAAAAGATTGGAAGAGAGACACTTCTCGAGAAGCTGTTCAAAAGCATTTTGAAGAGACTGGTGAAAATGAAACAACCCAACTAATTGACATGTTTGGTCATCAAACAGATCGGGAGTATCGCATAATGATGGGGACTGATATCCGAATAAAGAGGGATCCTTTAGCAATGCGAATGCCGGAGGATCAAATAAAGCAAA TATGGGGTGGAGATCCAGTGTACCCAACTGTTAACTATATTCAAGATCCAGATGAAGTGATTGATTACAGAGGCCCTGATTTTCATGAACCAACACCAAATATGCTGTCTTTTCTGAAGGAG CATGGAAAAATCATATCAAGGGACGAGCTTGAGAAAATTCTGTCAAAGGAGAAGACCGAAGTGATTGAG GCACCTGATATAGATGAAGCTATGGCACGAGCTGTTGACATTGGCGAAAATGAT GATGAAGGAGAAGATAGTGAGGCAGAGGTTGATGAACAAGGGGAGAAAATCACACGCAATTGGAGTGTTTTGAAAAGTACTCCTCAGCTTACCAAGTCGAAG GAAAAACCCAAAAAGGAAGGTCCCATGTCTTTGGATGAGGCTGTAGACGATTCAGAGAACTTAACTGATTTCCTTATGGATTTTGAGGAAGAGTAG
- the LOC133729210 gene encoding auxin response factor 6, whose amino-acid sequence MRLSSAGFSPQPQEGEKRVLNSELWHACAGPLVCLPAVGSRVVYFPQGHSEQVAASTNKEVDAHIPNYPSLTPQLICQLHNVTMHADVETDEVYAQMTLQPLNPQEQKDGYLPAGLGSPNKQPTNYFCKTLTASDTSTHGGFSVPRRAAEKVFPPLDFSQQPPAQELIARDLHDNEWKFRHIFRGQPKRHLLTTGWSVFVSAKRLVAGDSVLFIWNEKNQLLLGIRRANRPQTVMPSSVLSSDSMHLGLLAAAAHAASTNSRFTIFYNPRASPSEFVIPLAKYIKAVYHTCISVGMRFRMLFETEESSVRRYMGTITGISDLDAARWPNSHWRSVKVGWDESTAGERQPRVSLWEIEPLTTFPMYPSPFPLRLKRPWPPGLPSFTGMREDDLSMNTPLMWLRGDTGDRGIQSLNYHGIGVTPWMQPRLDASMIGLQTDMYQAMAAAALQEMRAVDPSKSLHTSLLQFQQTQNLPSRSAALMQPQMVQESQPQPAFLQGVQENHRQSHSQTPTQSHLQHQLQHQNSFSNQQQQLLDHQQIPSAVSSMNHFASASQSQSPSLQVITSLCQQQSFSDSNGNPATSTILSPLQSLMGSFSQDESSNLLNMPRTNSLISSSGWPSKRAAIEPLLSSGVSQCVLPQVEQLGPPQTTISQNPISLPPFPGRECSIDQEGSTDPQTHLLFGINIESSPLLMQNGMSNLRGVGSDSDSTTIHFPSNYMSTTGTDFSLNPAVTPSSCIDESGFLQPSENVGHENPPNGNFVKVYKSGSFGRSLDITKFSSYHELRSELARMFGLEGELEDPVRSGWQLVFVDRENDVLLLGDDPWPEFVNSVWCIKILSPQEVQQMGKRGLELLKSVPMQRLSGNSCDEYGGSRQDSRNLSSGITSVGSLEY is encoded by the exons ATGAGGCTCTCTTCTGCTGGCTTTAGTCCTCAACCCCAGGAAG GGGAAAAGAGAGTTTTGAATTCTGAACTTTGGCATGCTTGTGCCGGTCCCCTTGTTTGTCTACCTGCTGTTGGTAGCCGTGTAGTTTATTTTCCTCAAGGTCACAGTGAACAG GTTGCTGCATCAACCAACAAGGAAGTGGATGCCCATATTCCTAACTACCCAAGCTTAACTCCACAACTTATCTGTCAACTCCACAATGTGACAATGCAT GCAGATGTCGAGACAGATGAAGTATATGCGCAAATGACCTTACAACCGCTAAATCCA CAAGAGCAAAAGGACGGCTACCTTCCAGCAGGATTAGGCAGCCCTAACAAACAGCCTACAAACTATTTCTGTAAAACTTTGACAGCCAGTGACACTAGTACCCATGGTGGTTTTTCTGTTCCTCGCCGGGCTGCTGAAAAAGTGTTTCCTCCATTG GACTTCTCCCAACAACCACCAGCACAAGAGTTAATTGCAAGGGATCTGCATGATAATGAATGGAAGTTTAGACACATATTTCGCG GCCAGCCCAAAAGGCATCTCCTTACTACAGGGTGGAGTGTGTTTGTAAGTGCTAAAAGACTGGTTGCTGGAGATTCAGTTCTTTTCATCTG GAACGAAAAAAATCAACTACTCCTTGGTATCCGGCGAGCTAACCGACCACAAACTGTGATGCCTTCATCCGTTTTATCAAGTGATAGCATGCACTTGGGACTTCTTGCCGCTGCAGCTCATGCAGCTTCAACAAATAGTCGTTTCACCATATTTTATAATCCAAG GGCTAGTCCATCAGAGTTTGTCATTCCCCTGGCCAAGTACATTAAAGCAGTCTATCATACTTGTATTTCTGTTGGCATGCGTTTTAGGATGCTGTTTGAAACAGAGGAATCAAGTGTCCGCCG CTACATGGGAACCATAACTGGCATAAGTGACCTAGATGCTGCTCGTTGGCCTAATTCACACTGGCGTTCAGTCAAG GTGGGCTGGGACGAATCCACAGCTGGGGAGAGGCAGCCAAGAGTGTCCCTGTGGGAGATTGAACCATTAACAACATTTCCCATGTATCCATCTCCGTTCCCCCTTAGGCTTAAGCGGCCATGGCCACCTGGACTACCCTCTTTTACTG GAATGAGGGAAGATGACCTTAGCATGAATACTCCACTTATGTGGCTTCGAGGAGATACTGGAGACCGTGGAATCCAATCTCTGAACTATCATGGCATTGGGGTCACACCATGGATGCAACCAAGGCTTGATGCTTCTATGATTGGGTTGCAGACAGACATGTACCAGGCTATGGCTGCTGCTGCCCTTCAGGAGATGAGGGCCGTAGATCCTTCCAAATCGCTACATACGTCCCTTCTGCAGTTTCAGCAAACCCAAAACCTCCCCAGCAGGTCTGCTGCCTTGATGCAGCCCCAGATGGTGCAAGAGTCTCAACCTCAACCAGCCTTCCTTCAAGGTGTTCAAGAAAACCATCGTCAGTCACATTCTCAGACTCCAACTCAGTCGCACCTGCAGCATCAATTGCAGCACCAAAACTCATTCAGTAACCAACAGCAGCAGCTACTTGATCATCAGCAGATTCCAAGTGCTGTCTCTTCCATGAATCATTTTGCTTCTGCTTCTCAATCCCAGTCACCATCTTTGCAAGTTATCACGTCACTATGTCAACAGCAGAGCTTTTCTGATTCAAATGGGAACCCTGCAACCAGCACCATCTTATCTCCCTTGCAGAGTCTCATGGGTTCATTTTCGCAGGATGAATCTTCCAACCTGCTCAACATGCCTAGAACTAATTCATTAATATCATCTTCTGGCTGGCCATCTAAGCGAGCGGCAATTGAACCTCTTCTTTCATCTGGAGTTTCTCAATGTGTTCTTCCCCAGGTGGAACAGTTGGGACCTCCGCAAACTACCATCTCTCAGAATCCTATTTCATTGCCACCCTTTCCAGGGAGAGAGTGCTCAATAGACCAAGAAGGAAGCACCGATCCTCAAACCCATCTTTTATTTGGTATCAATATAGAATCTTCACCTCTCCTCATGCAGAATGGGATGTCAAACCTTAGAGGAGTTGGCAGCGATAGTGATTCTACAACAATACATTTTCCTTCTAATTATATGAGCACTACAGGAACTGATTTCTCACTCAATCCAGCAGTTACACCTTCCAGTTGCATTGACGAATCAGGTTTCCTGCAGCCTTCAGAAAACGTGGGCCATGAAAACCCACCAAATGGAAATTTTGTTAAG GTTTACAAGTCAGGGTCCTTCGGGAGGTCATTAGATATTACCAAGTTCAGCAGCTACCATGAGCTGCGTAGTGAGCTTGCTCGTATGTTTGGCCTTGAAGGCGAGTTGGAGGACCCTGTGAGATCAGGCTGGCAGCTTGTATTTGTTGATCGGGAGAATGATGTTCTTCTCCTCGGGGATGACCCCTGGCC GGAGTTTGTAAATAGTGTGTGGTGCATCAAAATACTCTCACCACAAGAAGTGCAGCAAATGGGAAAACGAGGCCTAGAACTTCTGAAGTCTGTCCCAATGCAGAGGCTCTCCGGCAATAGTTGTGATGAATATGGAGGAAGCCGGCAGGACTCGAGAAATTTGAGTAGTGGGATAACTTCGGTGGGATCACTCGAGTACTGA
- the LOC133729209 gene encoding protein PLASTID TRANSCRIPTIONALLY ACTIVE 12, chloroplastic isoform X1, producing the protein MASISTTWLYQDRGLKGTVFSQSHAAGNPCFNYKTSFARSFPVRVGLSISPRRGPLLPCIKCEKNDESSKDVSADESSKESSKDVSIDESPKEVTKEVTVERAPYYSYLDSTSGQLEPASGARASIPGQDYWPEGTASRVRAANAPEPTGESVGSPSFGRSPGSRRRKKKASVEAHDSSDLSVKSSELVAVAMEPEILEDTMEDVKDISSDYVVYQTGPEKEEETGYELDKKLGRPHPFIDPETKKPLEEPLTSDELWWNWRKPDKEQWSRWQRRRPDSETVFLKAMAETGQVKLYGEEPTLTETSLYRARRHLFKEERLQAEQEKLDKIGPLAYYSEWVKDWKRDTSREAVQKHFEETGENETTQLIDMFGHQTDREYRIMMGTDIRIKRDPLAMRMPEDQIKQIWGGDPVYPTVNYIQDPDEVIDYRGPDFHEPTPNMLSFLKEHGKIISRDELEKILSKEKTEVIEAPDIDEAMARAVDIGENDDEGEDSEAEVDEQGEKITRNWSVLKSTPQLTKSKEKPKKEGPMSLDEAVDDSENLTDFLMDFEEE; encoded by the exons ATGGCATCAATATCAACAACTTGGCTCTATCAAG ATAGGGGATTGAAAGGTACGGTCTTTTCACAGAGCCATGCTGCTGGGAACCCATGTTTCAATTACAAG ACATCGTTTGCTAGATCATTTCCAGTTAGAGTTGGCTTAAGTATATCTCCGAGGAGGGGACCTTTACTTCCTTGTATAAAGTGTGAGAAGAATGATGAATCTTCCAAAGATGTGTCTGCTGATGAATCTTCCAAGGAATCTTCTAAAGATGTGTCTATTGATGAATCTCCAAAAGAGGTTACGAAAGAGGTGACCGTCGAGCGTGCACCCTACTATAGTTATTTGGACTCTACATCTGGGCAACTTGAACCAGCATCTGGTGCTCGTGCCAGCATTCCCGGACAGGATTATTGGCCTGAAGGGACTGCTAGTCGAGTTAGGGCTGCCAATGCACCCGAGCCAACTGGTGAGTCTGTTGGCTCTCCATCTTTTGGTAGAAGTCCTGGAagtaggaggaggaagaagaaagcatCAGTTGAGGCTCATGACTCTTCTGACCTGAGTGTAAAATCAAGTGAACTAGTGGCAGTGGCAATGGAACCAGAGATTTTGGAGGACACAATGGAAGACGTTAAAGATATCTCATCTGACTATGTGGTCTATCAGACGGGacctgaaaaagaagaagaaacaggaTATGAACTAGACAAGAAACTTGGACGCCCTCATCCATTTATTGATCCAGAAACTAAGAAGCCATTAGAAGAGCCGCTTACAAGTGACGAACTATGGTGGAACTGGAGAAAGCCAGACAAGGAACAATGGTCCAGATGGCAAAGGAGGCGACCCGACAGTGAAACG GTTTTTCTCAAAGCAATGGCAGAGACTGGGCAAGTAAAGCTTTATGGAGAAGAGCCAACATTGACTGAAACTTCACTTTACAGAGCAAGGCGACATCTTTTTAAGGAAGAAAG GCTTCAAGCGGAACAAGAGAAACTGGATAAGATTGGTCCGCTTGCATATTATTCAGAATGGGTAAAAGATTGGAAGAGAGACACTTCTCGAGAAGCTGTTCAAAAGCATTTTGAAGAGACTGGTGAAAATGAAACAACCCAACTAATTGACATGTTTGGTCATCAAACAGATCGGGAGTATCGCATAATGATGGGGACTGATATCCGAATAAAGAGGGATCCTTTAGCAATGCGAATGCCGGAGGATCAAATAAAGCAAA TATGGGGTGGAGATCCAGTGTACCCAACTGTTAACTATATTCAAGATCCAGATGAAGTGATTGATTACAGAGGCCCTGATTTTCATGAACCAACACCAAATATGCTGTCTTTTCTGAAGGAG CATGGAAAAATCATATCAAGGGACGAGCTTGAGAAAATTCTGTCAAAGGAGAAGACCGAAGTGATTGAG GCACCTGATATAGATGAAGCTATGGCACGAGCTGTTGACATTGGCGAAAATGAT GATGAAGGAGAAGATAGTGAGGCAGAGGTTGATGAACAAGGGGAGAAAATCACACGCAATTGGAGTGTTTTGAAAAGTACTCCTCAGCTTACCAAGTCGAAG GAAAAACCCAAAAAGGAAGGTCCCATGTCTTTGGATGAGGCTGTAGACGATTCAGAGAACTTAACTGATTTCCTTATGGATTTTGAGGAAGAGTAG